A genomic window from Micromonospora ferruginea includes:
- a CDS encoding class I adenylate-forming enzyme family protein, giving the protein MSTALLHELLDVTAAARPDAPAVDDGSTCRTYREVRAASVRLAGRLRADGVRRGDRVLVALPADAALPALLYAVARAGAVFVVVRTPAPDVALAHVLDDAEPALVLTDDAALGALARARRLPVRDAADLARAAATGGDADAPADAGPLSVDPVCLIYTSGSTGMPKAVVSTHAQVTFAVRAIQSELRYRPDDVVHDVLPTSFDYGLYQIFLSTVAGARLRLGDPAETGGRLLVSLVESGATVLPCVPSLAINLLRLLGRPGAPRPPLRLVTNTGAAMPPEVLAGLRRLLPDLRVQLMFGLTECKRAAIMPPDGDLRRPGACGRALPGTEIFTVDADGRRQPAGVTGELVVRGPHVMAGYWRRPELTAERFRRAHGLFPQLHTGDHGRVDADGYVHFAGRRDDVYKEKGTRVSATEVEAAAYRVDGVDAAGVLPPADGRDGATLFVVAALTPGDVLRRLRGQLEEMKVPARCVVLPDLPLTGNGKVDRRALARLAGERRG; this is encoded by the coding sequence ATGAGCACCGCGCTGCTGCACGAGCTGCTGGACGTCACCGCCGCCGCGCGCCCGGACGCGCCCGCCGTCGACGACGGGAGCACCTGCCGCACGTACCGCGAGGTCCGTGCCGCCAGCGTGCGCCTGGCCGGCCGGCTGCGCGCGGACGGCGTGCGGCGCGGCGACCGGGTGCTGGTCGCGCTGCCCGCCGACGCGGCGCTGCCGGCGCTGCTGTACGCGGTCGCCCGCGCCGGCGCGGTCTTCGTGGTGGTCCGGACGCCGGCCCCGGACGTGGCCCTGGCGCACGTGCTGGACGACGCGGAACCGGCGCTGGTCCTCACCGACGACGCCGCGCTCGGCGCGCTGGCCCGCGCCCGGCGCCTCCCGGTACGCGACGCCGCCGACCTGGCCCGCGCGGCGGCGACCGGCGGCGACGCCGACGCGCCGGCCGACGCCGGCCCGCTGTCGGTCGACCCGGTGTGCCTTATCTACACCTCCGGCAGCACCGGCATGCCGAAGGCGGTGGTCTCCACGCACGCCCAGGTCACGTTCGCGGTCCGGGCGATCCAGTCGGAGCTGCGCTACCGGCCCGACGACGTGGTGCACGACGTGCTGCCCACCTCGTTCGACTACGGCCTCTACCAGATCTTCCTGAGCACGGTGGCCGGCGCCCGGCTGCGCCTGGGCGACCCGGCCGAGACCGGCGGCCGGCTGCTGGTGAGCCTGGTCGAGTCCGGGGCGACCGTGCTGCCGTGCGTGCCGTCGCTCGCCATCAACCTGCTGCGGCTGCTCGGCCGGCCCGGCGCGCCGCGCCCGCCGCTGCGCCTGGTCACCAACACCGGCGCGGCCATGCCGCCGGAGGTGCTCGCCGGCCTGCGCCGGCTGCTGCCCGACCTGCGCGTCCAGTTGATGTTCGGCCTCACCGAGTGCAAGCGCGCCGCGATCATGCCGCCGGACGGGGACCTGCGCCGCCCCGGCGCCTGCGGCCGGGCGTTGCCCGGCACCGAGATCTTCACCGTGGACGCCGACGGCCGGCGTCAACCGGCCGGGGTCACCGGCGAGCTGGTGGTGCGCGGCCCGCACGTGATGGCCGGCTACTGGCGGCGTCCCGAGCTGACCGCCGAGCGGTTCCGGCGCGCGCACGGGCTCTTCCCGCAGTTGCACACCGGTGACCACGGCCGGGTCGACGCGGACGGCTACGTGCACTTCGCCGGCCGGCGCGACGACGTCTACAAGGAGAAGGGCACCCGGGTCAGCGCCACCGAGGTGGAGGCCGCCGCGTACCGGGTCGACGGGGTGGACGCCGCCGGCGTGCTGCCGCCCGCCGACGGGCGCGACGGCGCGACGCTGTTCGTGGTGGCCGCGTTGACGCCCGGGGACGTGCTGCGCCGGCTGCGCGGCCAGTTGGAGGAGATGAAGGTGCCGGCGCGCTGCGTCGTGCTGCCGGACCTCCCGCTGACCGGCAACGGCAAGGTGGACCGGCGGGCACTGGCCCGGCTGGCGGGTGAGCGCCGTGGCTGA
- a CDS encoding acyl carrier protein, which yields MSHARNAPDPPTTDPVWTPILTGLRATALDCLQTSFALLADHANGSGSHLALGARYGFRTHEHDGLVTVEATSDDRAAEAVDLLGLRVEGRWMQLDGPQVRRLCGPGQPLYVTADAYDLPWCPYHGHERMRHSFLVADVGAEVTVVDGYHNDTAWGAARPGVWRLPTADFDAALAGGAHTLAVAAHPAPAIDVPAMLAGNAERARRARPRIADYLARIGAALDTVAGLHRFVLDVWLLGRARDLHEHWLAAARPDAAAALAGQGARWQQLSARSYVALRRAQAGRPAAPELADALGALIAAHLDALESMTAPPAAGTAPAGGDGVRAAVLGALGDTLHLDGAALRTTDVLRDLPGFDSFRLVDVIDRVERRLGVEVPATALSAADLRDVGSLCAMFGTAAGGVR from the coding sequence ATGTCACACGCCCGGAACGCACCCGACCCGCCGACCACGGACCCGGTGTGGACACCGATCCTGACCGGTCTGCGCGCGACCGCGCTGGACTGCCTCCAGACGAGCTTCGCCCTGCTGGCCGACCACGCCAACGGCTCCGGCAGCCACCTCGCCCTCGGCGCCCGGTACGGGTTCCGCACCCACGAGCACGACGGCCTGGTCACCGTCGAGGCCACCTCGGACGACCGGGCCGCCGAGGCGGTCGACCTGCTGGGCCTGCGGGTCGAGGGTCGCTGGATGCAGCTCGACGGCCCGCAGGTGCGCCGGCTGTGCGGCCCGGGCCAGCCGCTCTACGTCACCGCCGACGCCTACGACCTGCCCTGGTGTCCCTACCACGGGCACGAGCGGATGCGGCACAGCTTCCTGGTCGCCGACGTCGGCGCCGAGGTGACCGTGGTCGACGGCTACCACAACGACACCGCCTGGGGCGCCGCGCGACCGGGCGTGTGGCGGCTGCCCACCGCCGACTTCGACGCGGCGCTCGCCGGTGGCGCGCACACGCTGGCCGTGGCGGCGCACCCGGCGCCCGCGATCGACGTGCCGGCCATGCTCGCCGGCAACGCCGAGCGGGCCCGCCGCGCCCGCCCGCGGATCGCCGACTACCTGGCCCGCATCGGCGCCGCGCTGGACACGGTGGCCGGCCTGCACCGCTTCGTGCTCGACGTCTGGCTGCTCGGACGCGCCCGCGACCTGCACGAGCACTGGCTCGCCGCGGCCCGGCCGGACGCCGCCGCCGCGCTCGCCGGGCAGGGCGCGCGCTGGCAGCAACTCTCCGCGCGCAGCTACGTGGCGTTGCGGCGGGCCCAGGCGGGACGCCCGGCCGCGCCCGAGCTGGCGGACGCGCTCGGCGCGCTGATCGCCGCGCACCTGGACGCGCTGGAGTCGATGACCGCGCCGCCGGCCGCCGGCACCGCGCCGGCCGGCGGCGACGGGGTACGCGCGGCCGTGCTCGGCGCGCTCGGCGACACCCTGCACCTGGACGGGGCGGCGCTGCGCACCACCGACGTGCTGCGGGACCTGCCCGGCTTCGACTCGTTCCGGCTGGTCGACGTGATCGACCGGGTCGAGCGCCGGCTCGGCGTCGAGGTGCCGGCGACCGCCCTCTCCGCGGCCGACCTGCGCGACGTCGGCTCGCTGTGCGCCATGTTCGGCACCGCCGCCGGGGGTGTCCGATGA
- a CDS encoding inositol-3-phosphate synthase, with product MTVTQRETSHNPTPDSDGPVGVWLNGARGSVATTAITGLLALRAGMADSTGCVTDTGMLRDAPLAEWTDIVVGGHDIVDTPLEKKAESLVDSGVIPAPVLAAVRGSLPAVERDLRTGYDAGTETGPLAEVIDRLAGDIEEFRDRHGLSRVVVINVSSTEPPVEHRPEHDDLDALTRSLADPDERALPASSVVAYAAFRAGCGFVDFTPSTGARLPALEMMAQRERVPFAGSDGKTGETLLRTALAPMFTCRALHVLSWAGVNLLGGGDGATLEDPRNARSKLSSKSGVLPALLGEDVTAPLHIDNVPDLGDHKTAWDHVSFEGFLGVRMSMQLTWSGVDSTLAAPLVLDLARLTAAAHRAGHVGPIEELGFFFKDPIGTDEHALAQQAQVLSTWAGGLNGHSDN from the coding sequence GTGACCGTCACCCAGCGTGAGACCTCGCACAATCCGACCCCCGACTCCGACGGACCCGTCGGCGTGTGGCTCAACGGCGCCCGCGGCTCGGTCGCCACCACCGCGATCACCGGGCTGCTGGCGCTGCGCGCCGGCATGGCCGACTCGACCGGCTGCGTCACCGACACCGGCATGCTGCGCGACGCGCCGCTGGCGGAGTGGACCGACATCGTCGTCGGCGGGCACGACATCGTCGACACGCCGCTGGAGAAGAAGGCCGAGTCGCTGGTCGACTCCGGGGTCATCCCGGCGCCGGTGCTCGCCGCCGTCCGGGGCAGCCTGCCCGCGGTCGAGCGCGACCTGCGTACCGGCTACGACGCGGGCACCGAGACCGGACCGCTGGCCGAGGTGATCGACCGGCTGGCCGGTGACATCGAGGAGTTCCGCGACCGCCACGGGCTGTCCCGGGTTGTCGTGATCAACGTGTCGTCGACCGAGCCGCCGGTCGAGCACCGCCCCGAGCACGACGACCTGGACGCGCTCACCCGCAGCCTGGCCGACCCGGACGAGCGGGCGCTGCCGGCCAGCTCGGTGGTCGCGTACGCGGCGTTCCGCGCCGGGTGCGGCTTCGTCGACTTCACCCCGTCGACCGGCGCCCGGCTGCCCGCGCTGGAGATGATGGCGCAACGCGAGCGGGTGCCGTTCGCCGGCTCGGACGGCAAGACCGGCGAGACGCTGCTGCGGACCGCGCTGGCGCCGATGTTCACCTGCCGCGCGCTGCACGTGCTCTCCTGGGCCGGGGTCAACCTGCTCGGCGGCGGTGACGGCGCCACGCTGGAGGACCCGCGCAACGCCCGCAGCAAGCTCAGCTCCAAGTCGGGCGTGCTGCCGGCGCTGCTCGGCGAGGACGTCACCGCCCCGCTGCACATCGACAACGTGCCGGACCTGGGCGACCACAAGACCGCCTGGGACCACGTCTCGTTCGAGGGCTTCCTCGGCGTCCGGATGTCGATGCAGCTCACCTGGAGCGGCGTCGACTCGACGCTGGCCGCCCCGCTGGTGCTCGACCTGGCCCGGCTGACCGCCGCGGCGCACCGGGCCGGGCACGTGGGCCCGATCGAGGAGCTGGGGTTCTTCTTCAAGGACCCGATCGGCACCGACGAGCACGCCCTGGCCCAGCAGGCGCAGGTGCTCTCCACCTGGGCCGGCGGGCTGAACGGCCACTCCGACAACTGA
- a CDS encoding DegT/DnrJ/EryC1/StrS family aminotransferase: MTTSIPLDRRLAVDGGRPVRPPDRPWPRWPIPAPDAARNLAAVLHGGRWAISSPAVGDGPLFERRFAADFARYVGTRHCVPVDHGSSALVVALESLGLGYGETVLVPALTWTASATAALRAGLVPVLVDVDRDTGCVGPDDLDMSVDPRAVVAVHWASNMADVPALDAVTGPRGISIVEDCAQAHGATWQGRQAGSFGRLGCFSFQHGKVLTCGEGGAVVTDDDTLAPVLQELRADSRRYRDDRTPPGELDLEESAGVQGANFCLGEFSAAVACAQLNTLDAQHDVRNRNYRLLTELLADVDGVRLLQPAPAQTRTSIYEGTLVLDELPTGMDNAAVAAALTAELGRRFYCTDEPLHRSRLLQPWTKPLLAPLAERFAAIHADRAYPKTEWLAAHTVQTHHSTFLGTERDMHDVATAVAKVLAR, translated from the coding sequence ATGACGACCTCCATTCCGCTCGACCGGCGGCTCGCCGTCGACGGCGGCCGGCCGGTCCGTCCACCGGACCGCCCGTGGCCGCGCTGGCCGATCCCCGCACCGGACGCCGCCCGCAACCTCGCCGCCGTGCTGCACGGCGGGCGGTGGGCGATCAGCAGTCCCGCCGTCGGCGACGGCCCCCTGTTCGAACGCCGCTTCGCCGCCGACTTCGCCCGCTACGTCGGCACCCGCCACTGCGTCCCCGTCGACCACGGCTCCAGCGCCCTGGTGGTGGCCCTCGAATCGCTCGGTCTCGGCTACGGCGAGACCGTGCTGGTGCCGGCGCTCACCTGGACCGCCTCCGCCACCGCCGCGCTGCGCGCCGGCCTGGTGCCGGTGCTCGTCGACGTGGACCGGGACACCGGCTGCGTCGGACCCGACGACCTCGACATGTCGGTGGACCCGCGGGCCGTGGTGGCCGTGCACTGGGCGTCGAACATGGCCGACGTGCCGGCGCTCGACGCGGTCACCGGGCCGCGCGGCATCTCGATCGTGGAGGACTGCGCCCAGGCGCACGGCGCCACCTGGCAGGGCCGCCAGGCCGGCTCGTTCGGCCGGCTCGGCTGCTTCAGCTTCCAGCACGGCAAGGTCCTCACCTGCGGGGAGGGCGGGGCCGTGGTCACCGACGACGACACCCTCGCGCCGGTGCTGCAGGAGCTGCGGGCCGACTCGCGCCGCTACCGCGACGACCGGACTCCCCCGGGCGAGCTGGACCTGGAGGAGAGCGCCGGCGTGCAGGGCGCCAACTTCTGCCTGGGCGAGTTCTCCGCCGCCGTGGCGTGCGCGCAACTGAACACCCTGGACGCGCAGCACGACGTGCGCAACCGCAACTACCGGCTGCTCACCGAGCTGCTGGCCGACGTCGACGGCGTCCGGCTGCTGCAACCGGCGCCGGCGCAGACCCGGACCTCGATCTACGAGGGCACGCTCGTCCTCGACGAGCTGCCCACCGGCATGGACAACGCCGCCGTGGCCGCGGCGCTCACCGCCGAGCTGGGCAGGCGCTTCTACTGCACCGACGAGCCGCTGCACCGCAGCCGGCTGCTCCAGCCCTGGACCAAGCCGCTGCTCGCGCCGCTGGCCGAACGGTTCGCGGCGATCCACGCCGACCGCGCCTACCCGAAGACCGAGTGGCTGGCCGCGCACACCGTCCAGACGCACCACAGCACCTTCCTCGGCACCGAGCGGGACATGCACGACGTCGCCACCGCCGTGGCCAAGGTGCTCGCCCGCTGA
- a CDS encoding glycosyltransferase, whose amino-acid sequence MSRSPSPVGEPTEPRAVTRGVSVVIPVKDRVPEMRRQLRSLRDAAPNCPEPVEVVVVDDSAPAEAAAHRAACAEYGARYVRGPRHVGAKRNLGVWHARHDLLLFTDSDCRVPADLITRYAARLRASGEEVAGVTGPVLVEPGDSAFFRVMSRSYLLLGDLTRPLHFARVSWGAAANTALKRAAFEAVGGFPEDSPMPIGGEDLHLGLLLTDAGYVLLAEPDGVVTHDTGVADTFRAVAYRFTTYGRSEQWLCLAHPHRRRFVLNTASTLAVTALAGLLTARRSGGRSLLAVPAVAAAVIAAKTPGRLGGDRRPRAVAESVACAAIETLFDGAAFVTALRLGRPDLLFTGFRAPDEADYQPVTPSARPVAA is encoded by the coding sequence ATGAGCCGATCCCCGTCGCCCGTGGGCGAACCGACCGAACCCCGCGCCGTCACGCGCGGCGTCTCCGTGGTCATCCCGGTCAAGGACCGGGTGCCGGAGATGCGCCGCCAACTCCGCAGCCTGCGCGACGCCGCCCCGAACTGCCCGGAGCCGGTGGAGGTGGTGGTGGTCGATGACTCGGCCCCCGCCGAGGCCGCCGCGCACCGCGCCGCCTGCGCCGAGTACGGCGCCCGCTACGTGCGCGGACCCCGGCACGTCGGCGCCAAGCGCAACCTGGGTGTCTGGCACGCCCGCCACGACCTGCTGCTGTTCACCGACTCGGACTGCCGGGTGCCGGCCGACCTGATCACCCGGTACGCGGCCCGGCTGCGCGCCAGCGGCGAGGAGGTCGCCGGCGTCACCGGCCCGGTGCTCGTGGAGCCCGGCGACAGCGCGTTCTTCCGCGTGATGAGCCGCTCCTACCTGCTGCTCGGCGACCTGACCCGGCCGCTGCACTTCGCCCGGGTCTCCTGGGGCGCCGCCGCGAACACCGCGCTGAAGCGCGCCGCGTTCGAGGCGGTCGGCGGGTTCCCGGAGGACTCGCCGATGCCGATCGGCGGCGAGGACCTGCACCTCGGGCTGCTCCTGACCGACGCCGGGTACGTGCTGCTCGCCGAGCCGGACGGGGTGGTCACCCACGACACCGGCGTCGCCGACACGTTCCGCGCGGTGGCCTACCGGTTCACCACGTACGGCCGCTCCGAGCAGTGGCTCTGCCTGGCCCACCCGCACCGGCGCCGGTTCGTGCTCAACACCGCCAGCACGCTCGCCGTCACGGCGCTGGCCGGGCTGCTCACCGCCCGGCGCAGCGGCGGACGCAGCCTGCTCGCCGTCCCGGCGGTCGCGGCGGCGGTGATCGCCGCGAAGACACCCGGCCGGCTCGGCGGCGACCGCCGGCCCCGCGCGGTAGCCGAGTCGGTGGCCTGCGCCGCGATCGAGACGCTCTTCGACGGCGCCGCGTTCGTCACCGCGCTCCGGCTGGGCCGGCCCGACCTGCTCTTCACCGGCTTCCGCGCCCCGGACGAGGCCGACTACCAACCGGTCACGCCGTCGGCGCGGCCGGTGGCGGCCTGA
- a CDS encoding condensation domain-containing protein — translation MPRTLPLAPSQQMMWEFMTALDPARPGDARLVVVEFRRLRGTLRVDVLRQAAQDVVDRHDALRMRFDRIGADPAVTILPHVDSPLEYVDLTGRPPAEQRARVEQIAYAHRNVAFDPGRAPLWRAALVRLSATEHVLALCFFHMVSDGWSCRVFVEDLCHAYAARLGAADPQPPLGVDFAGLAALQEAELAGGGIDAATRAGWWGERLRPVEPYQLFPAPTPGPDVALSAEVATRFAFPPAVTAALRPAARAQRTSPYVLLLAAYLVLLSKRAGRRRVVLGTTTLGRESPLSRRLIGQFTNNVYLPATVDPDAPMRAVVAAAHASLAEAIDHAAEFHRVARAVRPDFPRVRPWPDNHLFDAWFQSAASASPVLTCPGLRVEPLDVTARPAPGTPPPVLAADVPPDSLPVWVKRGSPIVVVDDDRAGGVVIRNRGVFGDDLVRGLIDDYVAVVSALVADPDLPPARLRLPDGACFLDHATG, via the coding sequence ATGCCGAGGACGCTGCCGCTGGCGCCCAGCCAGCAGATGATGTGGGAGTTCATGACCGCGCTCGACCCGGCCCGCCCCGGTGACGCCCGGCTGGTGGTGGTGGAGTTCCGCCGGTTGCGGGGCACGCTGCGGGTCGACGTCCTGCGGCAGGCCGCGCAGGACGTGGTGGACCGGCACGACGCGCTGCGGATGCGGTTCGACCGGATCGGCGCCGACCCGGCCGTCACGATCCTGCCGCACGTCGACTCGCCGCTGGAGTACGTCGACCTGACCGGCCGCCCCCCGGCCGAGCAGCGGGCCCGCGTCGAGCAGATCGCGTACGCGCACCGGAACGTGGCGTTCGACCCGGGGCGGGCGCCGCTGTGGCGGGCCGCGCTGGTCCGACTCTCCGCCACCGAGCACGTGCTGGCGCTCTGCTTCTTCCACATGGTCTCCGACGGCTGGTCCTGCCGGGTGTTCGTGGAGGACCTGTGCCACGCGTACGCGGCCCGGCTCGGCGCGGCCGATCCGCAGCCGCCGCTGGGCGTGGACTTCGCCGGGCTCGCCGCGCTCCAGGAGGCGGAGTTGGCCGGGGGCGGGATCGACGCCGCCACCCGGGCCGGCTGGTGGGGCGAGCGGCTGCGGCCGGTCGAGCCGTACCAGCTCTTCCCGGCGCCCACGCCGGGCCCGGACGTCGCGCTCAGCGCGGAGGTGGCCACCCGGTTCGCGTTCCCGCCGGCGGTCACCGCGGCGCTGCGCCCGGCCGCGCGGGCGCAGCGGACCAGCCCGTACGTGCTGCTGCTCGCCGCCTACCTGGTGCTGCTGTCGAAGCGGGCCGGGCGACGGCGGGTGGTGCTCGGCACCACCACGCTGGGCCGGGAGAGCCCGCTGTCGCGGCGGCTCATCGGGCAGTTCACCAACAACGTCTACCTGCCGGCGACGGTCGACCCGGACGCGCCGATGCGGGCGGTGGTCGCCGCCGCGCACGCCTCGCTGGCCGAGGCGATCGACCACGCGGCGGAGTTCCACCGGGTGGCCCGCGCGGTGCGGCCGGACTTCCCCCGGGTGCGGCCGTGGCCGGACAACCACCTCTTCGACGCCTGGTTCCAGTCCGCCGCCTCCGCCTCGCCGGTGCTGACCTGCCCGGGGCTGCGGGTCGAGCCGCTCGACGTGACCGCCCGGCCGGCGCCCGGCACCCCGCCGCCGGTGCTCGCCGCCGACGTGCCGCCGGACAGCCTGCCGGTCTGGGTGAAGCGCGGCTCGCCGATCGTCGTGGTGGACGACGACCGGGCCGGCGGGGTGGTCATCCGCAACCGCGGCGTCTTCGGCGACGACCTGGTCCGGGGCTTGATCGACGACTACGTGGCGGTGGTGTCGGCACTGGTCGCCGACCCCGACCTACCCCCGGCGCGGCTGCGCCTGCCTGACGGTGCGTGCTTCCTCGACCACGCCACGGGGTAG
- a CDS encoding MFS transporter: protein MTDTSTHQDTTEPPAPPASPSTVRARWSVVLLFVIMGLAIGGWSARVPEVRDAVGVGNTGWGLANIATNAGELVSLVVVAVLISRINTRRLALAGAALILVNAPLLAASTTVVALVAGLAVWGFAANLLATPMNAQSVEVQKRYGRPILSTFHAGFSIGMLIGGLCGTAAAAVGLSPSAQMAITSVLLGALLLGTHRWLPDTPRQETKEGEARRGLRERFTPQLLLLAAIAFLASFVEMAGAQWSALYATEVAGAAAVLAAATYTCLSLAATVARLFGDRLAGRVGRVRFVRVSALVATVGVALPVAYPHPAAVMAGFALLGFGLACVTPTVLGFAGEQPGLTSGEGVSVVAMGQWPGALLAAPVIGLLAGALNLRTAFLLVAVLALAIVALMGLVRARALPGESPAT from the coding sequence ATGACGGACACCTCGACGCATCAGGACACCACGGAGCCACCCGCGCCGCCGGCGTCCCCGTCGACCGTACGGGCCCGCTGGTCGGTGGTGCTGCTCTTCGTCATCATGGGCCTGGCCATCGGCGGCTGGTCCGCCCGCGTGCCCGAGGTGCGCGACGCGGTCGGCGTCGGCAACACCGGCTGGGGCCTGGCCAACATCGCCACCAACGCGGGGGAACTGGTCTCGCTGGTGGTGGTCGCGGTGCTGATCAGCCGGATCAACACCCGCCGGCTGGCGTTGGCCGGGGCCGCGCTGATCCTCGTCAACGCGCCGCTGCTGGCCGCGTCCACCACAGTGGTGGCGCTCGTCGCCGGGCTCGCGGTCTGGGGCTTCGCCGCCAACCTGCTGGCCACCCCGATGAACGCCCAGTCGGTGGAGGTGCAGAAGCGCTACGGGCGGCCGATCCTGTCCACCTTCCACGCCGGCTTCAGCATCGGCATGCTGATCGGCGGGCTCTGCGGCACCGCCGCCGCCGCGGTCGGGCTGTCGCCGTCCGCGCAGATGGCGATCACCAGCGTGCTGCTCGGCGCGCTGCTGCTCGGCACGCACCGGTGGCTGCCGGACACGCCCCGGCAGGAGACGAAGGAGGGGGAGGCCCGACGCGGGTTGCGCGAGCGGTTCACCCCGCAACTGCTGCTGCTCGCGGCGATCGCGTTCCTCGCCTCGTTCGTCGAGATGGCCGGCGCGCAGTGGAGCGCGCTCTACGCCACCGAGGTGGCCGGCGCCGCGGCGGTGCTGGCCGCCGCCACGTACACCTGTCTCTCGCTGGCCGCCACCGTGGCCCGGCTGTTCGGCGACCGGCTGGCCGGCCGGGTCGGCCGGGTGCGCTTCGTGCGGGTGTCCGCGCTGGTCGCCACCGTCGGCGTGGCGCTGCCGGTGGCGTACCCGCATCCGGCCGCGGTGATGGCCGGCTTCGCGCTGCTCGGCTTCGGTCTGGCCTGCGTGACCCCGACGGTGCTCGGCTTCGCCGGCGAGCAGCCCGGCCTGACCTCCGGCGAGGGCGTCTCCGTGGTGGCGATGGGGCAGTGGCCCGGCGCGCTGCTCGCGGCGCCGGTGATCGGCCTGCTCGCCGGGGCGTTGAACCTGCGGACCGCGTTCCTGTTGGTGGCCGTGCTGGCGCTGGCCATCGTGGCGTTGATGGGCCTGGTGCGCGCCCGGGCGCTGCCCGGGGAGAGCCCGGCGACCTGA
- a CDS encoding helix-turn-helix transcriptional regulator: MTLPTATADQAWVRETATVIGALHGRPLVDTVLAAVARRLQSDLSTYAELDLATLHPPGLTADRPVDRALIRRMHDQVTDHPLFAPTVRDSQSCPAPPMQVTDVLPEHRWRRHALYQEVLAPRGIGAHTVTLVVGAAPVLRWYQFNRDRAFDAREMDLLARVQPALIAVHAWRRRPAAVVLPGGSTLTGREVEVLRGIADGLTVPAAARRLGLAAGTARKHLENVHRKLGTSGPVATVMRAIELGILEVPGPRA; this comes from the coding sequence GTGACGCTTCCCACCGCCACGGCGGACCAGGCGTGGGTGCGCGAGACGGCGACCGTGATCGGGGCGTTGCACGGTCGTCCGCTCGTCGACACCGTCCTGGCCGCCGTCGCTCGCCGCCTGCAGAGCGACCTGTCCACCTACGCCGAACTCGACCTGGCCACGCTGCACCCACCCGGCCTCACCGCCGACCGCCCGGTCGACCGGGCGCTGATCCGCCGGATGCACGACCAGGTGACCGACCATCCGCTGTTCGCGCCGACCGTGCGGGACTCGCAATCCTGTCCCGCGCCGCCGATGCAGGTGACCGACGTGCTGCCGGAGCACCGGTGGCGGCGGCACGCGCTCTACCAGGAGGTGCTGGCGCCGCGCGGCATCGGAGCGCACACGGTCACGCTCGTGGTCGGCGCGGCCCCGGTGCTGCGCTGGTACCAGTTCAACCGCGACCGGGCCTTCGACGCGCGGGAGATGGACCTGCTGGCCCGGGTCCAGCCGGCGTTGATCGCGGTGCACGCGTGGCGTCGCCGGCCCGCCGCCGTGGTCCTGCCCGGCGGCTCGACGCTCACCGGGCGGGAGGTGGAGGTGCTGCGCGGCATCGCCGACGGGCTGACCGTGCCGGCCGCCGCGCGCCGGCTCGGCCTGGCCGCCGGCACGGCCCGCAAGCACCTGGAGAACGTGCACCGCAAGCTGGGCACCTCCGGACCGGTCGCCACCGTGATGAGGGCGATCGAACTCGGCATCCTGGAGGTGCCCGGCCCGCGCGCCTAG
- a CDS encoding ribonucleotide-diphosphate reductase subunit beta produces the protein MLLDPGMNLTLRPMRYPHFFDRYKDAIKNTWAVEEVDLHADLADLDRLSPAERHLVSRLVAFFATGDTIVANNLVLNLYQHVNSPEGRLYLSRQLFEEAVHVQFYLNLLDTYVPDEAERFAAFAAVENIPSIARKAEFCFRWIDSVFALRELRTRDDRRAFLLNLICFAACIEGLFFYGAFAYVYFLRSRGLLNGLASGTNWVFRDESMHMAFAFDVVDTVRAEEPELFDAGMERQVREMLAEAVECEAQFAEDLLDQGVSGMSSADMRLYLQHVADRRLAALGMTPMYGSGNPFAFMELQDVQELSNFFERRVSAYQVGVTGRVTFDDDF, from the coding sequence ATGCTGCTCGACCCGGGCATGAACCTGACCCTGCGCCCGATGCGGTACCCGCACTTCTTCGACAGGTACAAGGACGCGATCAAGAACACCTGGGCCGTCGAGGAGGTGGACCTGCACGCCGACCTGGCCGACCTGGACCGGCTCTCGCCGGCCGAGCGGCACCTGGTGTCGCGCCTGGTGGCGTTCTTCGCCACCGGCGACACCATCGTCGCCAACAACCTGGTGCTCAACCTCTACCAGCACGTCAACTCCCCGGAGGGCCGGCTCTACCTGTCCCGGCAGCTCTTCGAGGAGGCGGTGCACGTCCAGTTCTACCTGAACCTGCTGGACACCTACGTGCCGGACGAGGCCGAGCGGTTCGCCGCGTTCGCGGCGGTGGAGAACATCCCGTCGATCGCCCGCAAGGCCGAGTTCTGCTTCCGGTGGATCGACTCCGTCTTCGCGCTGCGGGAGCTGCGCACCCGCGACGACCGGCGGGCGTTCCTGCTCAACCTGATCTGCTTCGCCGCCTGCATCGAGGGGCTGTTCTTCTACGGCGCGTTCGCCTACGTCTACTTCCTGCGCTCGCGGGGTCTGCTCAACGGGCTGGCGTCCGGCACCAACTGGGTGTTCCGCGACGAGTCGATGCACATGGCGTTCGCCTTCGACGTGGTGGACACCGTGCGCGCCGAGGAGCCGGAGCTGTTCGACGCCGGGATGGAACGGCAGGTACGGGAGATGCTGGCCGAGGCGGTGGAGTGTGAGGCGCAGTTCGCCGAGGACCTGCTCGACCAGGGCGTCTCCGGGATGTCCTCGGCCGACATGCGGCTCTACCTGCAACACGTGGCCGACCGCCGGCTGGCCGCGCTGGGCATGACGCCGATGTACGGCAGCGGCAACCCGTTCGCGTTCATGGAGTTGCAGGACGTGCAGGAGCTGTCGAACTTCTTCGAGCGGCGGGTGTCGGCCTACCAGGTCGGCGTGACCGGCCGGGTCACGTTCGACGACGACTTCTGA